GATTCAAGTCCATCCTATTTAGGAAAACCAATCACACAGTAACCTCTACATTGGAAAAATTGCATGTCACTACTATTTCGATGTACCTTAACCGTCACTTTTCTATGAGCCGTCACCAGAAGCAGATTTGATTGTGTTGCTTTCAACAAAGCTCCAGACAAGTTCTGTGAAGCAGTGCACATGAGTGATGTTGCTCTTGAGTGAATAAGTGATTCTTTTAATGGTGTCGGTATTGTCGTAATTTTTAAGCACAATATACTCATTGACTCTGTTTAACACTGTCTCTGCATCTAGGGCTTGAGGAATGACCTTAAAGCAGCCATGGACAAGATTGACTTGCAGTACCTGAATGAGATTGTCGGGGGAACAGAGCCAGGAGAGGTGGACACACAACACGACCTGAAAGTGCATGAAGAACACACCACGATAGAAGAATTGGAGGTACATTGCAAAGTTAACAGGGTTGAGTTTTACTGTTAGATCAAGTTATTTTTCATCAGGTACACAGATTTTAAAGTTAAGGTTATGATTAACTTTATGTCTAATACTGAAACTCTCCTTCAGGTTCTCGGTAAAACTCTGGGCAAAGGAGATGACAATGGAGACCAGGATCTTATCGACAAGTTTTTGAGGGTAAGGCAAGAAAATCCTGCTCTACCTTTTGATCTAGAGGGAGCTGTtggctgaaaaaaatgttttacactACTTCGGCTGCTATTCATGTTGTTgttcttcatttatttactgTGCGTTGTCGTTAAATAGATGAGATGTTACGTGTTATTTTGATGATGGGATGTTTTGTGCAGTGTGTTTTAAAGCGACCATTAAAAACGTCCAAGTAATCGTAATCTATCTAGTGTCTCTCACCATTTCAATCATTGGTAATatttttgtcaaggaaaaaaGTTGCACACACGTAGCCACGATGCAATTATTTACCAATGTTTCAACATGACTGGCTTCTTCAGGGTATTGAGGGACAAAACAGCTCTTTGTTGAAGAGAGAGACTTGGCCTAGAATGGCCTAAATGTTGATTTTGATTTAAAACCCTTTATCTGACTTTGCATAGAGTTTATTGAAATGTATAAGTACATAGATAACTAGATGTCTTCCTGCTATCTTTCTATAATGGAATTGTTTTCTCTATGTAAAAAATCTTTCCCAtactaagttgtttttttctaatatgttCATTCTACATCTACTGAAGATATTATGTTGATCCCTTGAGGTCTCTTCCTTAGGAACCCCGTCGGCGCCAGGGGTGTTTTGGTTTTCCCTTAAAATAGTCTCTTAATATTATGTGTCTTTATAAGGCTGTAATCTAGACACTTAGCTTTTTTGATATTTATAAGGAGACTTTTTTGATACATTGTGCAGCAACCCTTTATCAAATATACTGGGCCTATCTTATGTTTAGCTGTTTTTCGATGGTTACATAGATATGTTCTTTGATACACTGTACAACCTAAGCTTTTGATCACATTGCTTtaccaatgtgtttttttaaatgacatatgAATCAGGTAGCTACTTGCTCCTCCTACAATATGTACATGTAATTGAAGACATTCCTCCCCCTGAGAGAGCACACCTGTGTCTTATCCTCTATTTAATGTCTGTGGAGCTGTTTTGTCAATACCCTGAAGAAGACTGTCATCTGGAAACATtgataaattataaaatgtgttttttgcatCGTGACTACTGCGACTATTATCCTTCATACCTGTATTTTCACAGCGGTCTGCATCTCTCCAACACTGGTGTGCATTCCTCCTTTCTCTCAATATTTTGTTAATATCCACATTTCCTGTTGTATTCTAGTTTCTTCTTGGTGTTTGGGCCAAAGATCTGAACAAACGAGAGGACCACGTGAAGAGAGGTGTTCAGGGCAAGCTGGCCAGCGCAACTCACTCACAGACTGAGTCGTACCTCAAACCTCTCTTCAGGAAGCTCAGGAAGAAGGTAACATTTGTGGAGACAGTAAAACAAGCTGCATGGATGTTGTTTATATGGTgtggattttctttttcatttcttttagtTTTAATTTCTCCATTATCTCTTTTAGAATTTACCAGCTGACATCAAAGAGTCAATCACGGACATCATTAAATTCATGCTGGAGAGAGAATACGTCAAGGTatgttattattagggctgtcaatcgattgaaatattgaatcgcatgattgtccatagttaatcacacattaatcacacattttttatctcatcaaaatgtaccttaaagggagatttgtcaagtatttaatactcttatcaacatgggagtgaacaaatatgcttgctttatgtaaatgtatgtatatatttattattagaaggtgtgtcagtgtgctgacttgactatgacttgtcccgactgcatgtgattatcataaagtggatatgtctgtaaaggtgagaCTCATGGCCAAATGGCCATGGtagttatttatcctccttcccgccaagctagtatgacgtggttggttggtaccaatggattccttaagttttctagtttcatataatccTAATACCAGTATCTCTTctcaagctttaaaactcattttgctacaacctaaaaatcgaaaggtgcgttaatgtgttaaagaaatcagtggcgttaaaacggatttgcgttaatgcgttatcccgtaaactttgacagccctagttattatctgtataaatgtgtttttgaccaTGTTAGCCACTTTTATTAATCTACAACAAATTGATCAACTTTATTCAACTTTTTGTCCAGGCAAATGATGCCTACCTGCAGATGGCCATTGGTAATGCTCCCTGGCCTATCGGTGTGACCATGGTGGGTATCCACGCTCGTACTGGGCGAGAAAAGATCTTCTCCAAGCATGTGGCCCACGTTCTCAACGACGAGACGCAGAGAAAATACATCCAGGTGAGACCATGAGATTACCCCCTACAGATAGTGTTTAAATCTCTATTAGGTTGGGATTTATTTTTTAGGGCAGTGACCCCCCAAGATCAGATATAAGCTAATAATGATTGCTAGATCATTACCCTGACAGTGTaagaatttatctttttcatctttGTTGCATCCTCTAGGCTAGATTAAATCCATGTCTGGTTGGATGCCAGATTCAGGATTATTTTAAACTGCAAATTAGAGTTATTTTGATTACTTGGGTAGAAGTGCACTATTTTTTAGACCtaacatttctgtgttttttcgtGGAAGTGTTGTAATACTAAAATCAGAAATATGCAGGTTTGGGTTGAGGTTATCGGCTGGTCACAAACAGTAGTGACTAGAAGTCATCACATTATATCAGTATACCTCCCGGAACACTGTAATCATGACAAAAAGCTAAATATCAGGTGGGCTATACTGCAGTTGACCCATGTTTATACATTTAATCACCAACTTAATTGCcttctgtttttaattttttgttctACAGGGACTGAAGAGGCTAATGACGATCTGCCAGAAACACTTCACGACTGTTCCATCAAAGTGTGTCGAGTACAACGCTCTTTAACTTGTAACTTCAGCTAAGCTTATGCCGAGGCTGTCGGGTCAGTTGTATCAAGAGagggcttttttttctcaattgtgGTTCTGGCATGGCAGTGTGGTTGTGGGAGAAACTTCTCAAAATCTTATATATCAAGGGCCTTCAAGTACATCTGGATTTTGTGGAGGATAACAGCCTTAGAAAGTAATTTAAAGAGATGTTGGGTGATTAAGACCAGATCACAATTGTGCTCTATGAAGAGATAAATGAAAATATCTCAGATTTAGGAGGAGAGCACTCAACAACCTTTAAGTCCTATTAGACTTGTCCTTGTGAACCACTGGGAAAATGGATGCACCTGTCATGTCATTGATAGTCACAAGTCTAACTGAGAACATGTTTGTTTATGGATCC
The nucleotide sequence above comes from Sebastes fasciatus isolate fSebFas1 chromosome 4, fSebFas1.pri, whole genome shotgun sequence. Encoded proteins:
- the prpf18 gene encoding pre-mRNA-splicing factor 18 isoform X1 translates to MDILKAEIARKRKLIEDKDLVDDSKRFFKRSDLARKEQEDYFRRCGYKVQRETPESQIAKKEEDEPSTSANPVLELELTEEKLPMTLSRQEVIRRLRERGEPVRLYAESDYDAFQRLRKIEILTPEVNKGLRNDLKAAMDKIDLQYLNEIVGGTEPGEVDTQHDLKVHEEHTTIEELEVLGKTLGKGDDNGDQDLIDKFLRFLLGVWAKDLNKREDHVKRGVQGKLASATHSQTESYLKPLFRKLRKKNLPADIKESITDIIKFMLEREYVKANDAYLQMAIGNAPWPIGVTMVGIHARTGREKIFSKHVAHVLNDETQRKYIQGLKRLMTICQKHFTTVPSKCVEYNAL
- the prpf18 gene encoding pre-mRNA-splicing factor 18 isoform X2 yields the protein MDILKAEIARKRKLIEDKDLVDDSKRFFKRSDLARKEQEDYFRRCGYKIAKKEEDEPSTSANPVLELELTEEKLPMTLSRQEVIRRLRERGEPVRLYAESDYDAFQRLRKIEILTPEVNKGLRNDLKAAMDKIDLQYLNEIVGGTEPGEVDTQHDLKVHEEHTTIEELEVLGKTLGKGDDNGDQDLIDKFLRFLLGVWAKDLNKREDHVKRGVQGKLASATHSQTESYLKPLFRKLRKKNLPADIKESITDIIKFMLEREYVKANDAYLQMAIGNAPWPIGVTMVGIHARTGREKIFSKHVAHVLNDETQRKYIQGLKRLMTICQKHFTTVPSKCVEYNAL